Genomic DNA from Roseburia intestinalis L1-82:
GAAAGGATAGATTATGGATAACCAGGGACCAAATAATTACAATAATGGAAATAATAATTATAATAATAACGGCGGTAATGGCGGCGGTGGCAATGGAAATAACGGCGGCAATGGTGGAAAGGACAACCATAACGGACAGCTTATCATGGCATTTGTTCTGGTTTCTCTCATCGTGTTATTTATCATGAGCATGGTGTCGAACCGCTTTTCACAGATGAGCACCCAGGAGATTTCCTATTCGCAATTTCTGGAAAAAGTGGAAGCAGGTGAAGTCAAATCCGTAGAGATCGGATCGTATGAGATCGACATCACACCGGTGACAAAGGACAAGAGTCCGTACCAGCCGACCTATTACTGCGGACGCGTGGCGGATGAGGATCTGATTCCGCTTTTAAAAGAAAAAGGCGTAGAAATTTACGGAGTAATCCCGGACAACACTTCCACCTGGATTTACAGTATTTTAAGTTATCTGATCCCGTTAGTACTGATCTGGGTACTGCTCGGATTTTTGATGAAGCGTATGGGCGGCGGTGCCATGGGTGTTGGCAAGAGCAATGCGAAAGTTTACGTGGAAAAACAGACGGGTGTTACATTTAAGGATGTAGCCGGACAGGACGAGGCAAAAGAATCCTTACAGGAGGTTGTTGATTTCCTGCATAACCCGAAGAAATATTCCGAGATCGGTGCAAAACTGCCGAAGGGTGCACTTTTAGTCGGACCTCCTGGTACCGGTAAGACACTGCTTGCAAAAGCAGTTGCAGGTGAGGCGAAGGTTCCGTTCTTCTCACTGGCAGGTTCTGATTTTGTGGAGATGTTTGTCGGTGTCGGAGCATCCCGTGTGCGTGACCTGTTTAAAGAAGCACAGAAACAGGCACCATGTATCATCTTTATCGATGAGATCGATGCGATCGGTAAGAGCCGTGATACACGTTACGGCGGTAATGACGAGCGTGAGCAGACGTTAAACCAGTTACTGGCAGAGATGGATGGATTTGATACATCCAAGGGACTTCTGATCTTAGCAGCGACCAACCGTCCGGAGGTACTTGATAAAGCGTTACTCCGTCCGGGACGTTTTGACCGTCGTATCATTGTCGATAAACCGGACTTAAAGGGACGTTTAGAGACATTAAAGGTTCATTCCAAAGATGTCATGATGGATGAGACCGTAGACCTTGATGCACTTGCGCTTGCAACGGCAGGACTTGTAGGTTCCGATCTTGCCAATATGATCAATGAGGCTGCCATCAACGCAGTAAAAAATGGCAGAAAGTTTGTAAACCAGTCCGATCTGTTTGATGCATTTGAGCTTGTTGCGGTCGGTGGAAAAGAGAAGAAAGACCGCATCATGAGCGATAAGGAGCGCAAGATCGTATCTTATCACGAAGTCGGTCATGCAATGGTAACTGCACTGCAGAAAAATACCGAGCCGGTACAGAAGATCACAATCGTACCGCGTACCATGGGCGCACTTGGATATACATTACAGACACCGGAAGAAGAAAAATATTTACAGACCAAAGATGAACTGCTTGCAAAGATCACAACCTACATGGCAGGCCGTGCGGCAGAGATGCTGGTATTTGGTTCTGCGACGAGCGGTGCAGCCAACGATATCGAGAGTGCGACTTCGATCGCGAGAGCGATGGTCACACAGTACGGTATGTCCGATAAATTTGGTATGATGTGTCTGGCAACGGTTGAGAACCAGTACTTAGACAACCGTGCAGGACTGATCTGTGGTGAGGAGACTGCAGCACAGATCGATCAGGAAGTACTTTCCATCATCAACAACAGCTACGATGAAGCATACCGCATGCTTGAAGAAAACAGGGAGGTTCTCGACAAGATTTCAGGATATCTCTACGAGCATGAGACGATCACCGGAAAAGAATTTATGAAGATTTTCCGTGAATTAAAAGGAATCCCGGAGCCGGAAGAAGAGGAGAAAAAAACATTCTTCGAGCAGGCAGAGGATGCTAAAAATGCGTTAGAGCAGGCGAAAACAGAAGAACATGCAAAAACGGAAGGACAGACAGAAATAAAAAATCAGGCAGAAGCAGAAACTTCACGTGCAGCGGAAGATCAGAATACTGTATCTTTGGAAAAGGGCAGTTTTATTGATCAGGTCGTAGACGATCAGACAGCAGCACATGAGGAACACCAGAAATAACGCAGCAGAGGCTTCGCTGCAGAAGTATCAGAAATAAAAGCTGAAAAATAAGATAAATATCAGCAGGATAAGTATAAACAGAACGATCAGAGCAGGAATGAGGTTTCATGTTTAACATCGCAGAAGAATTAAAAAAACTCCCGGATCAGCCGGGAGTTTATATTATGCATGACAGCCACGATGCGATCATCTATATCGGTAAGGCTGTCAGTTTACGAAAGAGAGTACACCAGTATTTCCAGCCGAGTCATGATGAGGGCATCAAAAAGGCACAGATGGTAAAACAGATCGCACGTTTCGAGTATATTATTACGGACTCGGAATTAGAGGCGCTTGTGTTGGAGTGCAACCTGATCAAGGAACATTGTCCAAAATACAATACCATGCTGCGCGATGACAAGACTTATCCCTATATCCGTGTGACGGTCGGTGAGGATTTCCCACGGGTACTCTTTTCACGTCAGCAGAAAAAAGACAAATCGAGATATTTTGGGCCATACACCAGTGCGGGGGCAGTAAAAGATACGATCGAGCTGATCAATAAGCTTTACCAGCTTCGTACCTGTAACCGTGTACTGCCGAGAGATACCGGCAAAGAGCGCCCGTGTTTAAATTACCATATCCATCAGTGCCAGGCACCCTGTCAGGGTTATATCAGCAGGGAAGAATACCGGGAAAGGATCGATGCTGCCGTCGAATTTTTAAATGGAAACTATGCACCGATCTTAAAATCCTTAGAAGAAAAAATGAACGAGGCATCCGAAAATCTGGAATTTGAAAAGGCAATCGAATACCGGGAGCTTTTAGGCAGTGTGCGCCAGATCGCGCAGAAACAGAAGATCACGCATACCGACGGTGAGGATAAAGACATCATCGCGCTTGCATCGGATGACAGGGATGCCGTGGTGCAGGTATTTTTCATCCGTGACGGAAAGCTGATCGGCAGGGATCATTTTTATGTCAGGGTCGGGACAGAGGATACCAAAAGCCAGATTTTAACAACTTTTTTAAAACAGTTTTATTCGGGAACGCCGTTTATTCCAAGGGAGATCATGCTGCCGGAGGAGATCGAGGATCACGAGGTCTTAGCCGAGTGGTTAACCGAAAAAAGAGGAGCCAGGGTTTATATCCGTGTTCCGCAAAAAGGTATGAAGGAAAAATTGGTAGAGCTGGCGCAGAAAAATGCAGAGCTTGTACTTTCCCAGGATCGCGAGAAGATCAAACGCGAGGAGGGAAGAACCATCGGCGCGATGAAAGAGATCGAGCATCTTCTGGGGATGGAGGGACTTTCCCGCGTGGAGGCATTTGATATTTCCAACATCAACGGTTTTGAGACGGTAGGATCCATGATCGTCTACGAAAAGGGAAAACCAAAACGCAGTGATTATCGTAAATTCAAATTAAAAACCATCACAGGGCCGGACGATTACGCATCCATGCATGAGGTTTTGACCAGACGTTTTACGCACGGTATGCACGAAAAAAAAGAACTTGCAGAACGGGAAATGTCAGAGGAATATGGAAGTTTCACAAGATTTCCGGATCTGATCATGATGGATGGCGGCCGCGGACAGGTAAACATTGCATTAAAAGTGCTTGATGAACTGAAAATAAATATTCCGGTCTGCGGTATGGTAAAGGATGATAATCACCGCACCAGAGGGTTATACTATCAGAATAAAGAGATACCGATCGACCGGACAAGCGAGGGCTTTAAACTGATCACGAGGATCCAGGATGAAGCGCACCGTTTTGCCATCGAGTATCACAGATCTTTAAGAAGCAAAGAACAGGTACATTCCGTACTTGACGATATTCCGGGCATCGGTTCGGCACGAAGAAAAGCCTTAATGCGCCGGTTCCAGTCACTTGAGGCGATCCGTGAGGCTTCGGAGGAAGAACTCGCAAAGACAGAGTCGATGAATGAGCAGGCGGCACGGGCAGTTTATTCTTTTTTCCGGGAAGATAAACACGGGTATTCAAGTTGAAGAATTCCGGTATCTATGGTAAAATGTCGTCAGAATCGTTACGAAAAATATGTTTAGGAGAGGACAAAGGATATGGAAGGTGTTGGAGTAGCAAAGATCGCGCAGATCATGGATTTATGTAATTTTCTGCCGGATATGGAATTAAAGGGACATCGCATTATGATCAGTGATGTAAACAGACCGGCGTTACAGCTCAGTGGTTATTTTAAACACTTTGAACAGTCGAGGGTTCAGATCATCGGTACGGTAGAGTACACATATCTGCAGCAGTTAGACGAGGAAAAACGTGAAAAGATTTACAGTGAATTTATGGGATATGATATTCCGTGTGTTATTTTCTGCAGGGATCTGCGGCCGGATGATTCTTTCCTGAAAATTGCAGAGGAGAAAAATATTCCGGTGCTTGGCACAAAACGCAGTACTTCCGAATTCATGGCAGAGCTTATTTATTGTCTGAATGAACAGCTTGCACCGTGTATTACAATCCATGGCGTTTTAGTAGATGTCTACGGCGAAGGACTTCTGATCATGGGTGAGAGTGGTATCGGAAAAAGTGAGGCTGCACTCGAACTGATCAAACGAGGACATCGTCTTGTAACGGATGATGTGGTGGAAATCCGCAAGATCAATGAGCATACACTCATCGGAACGTCACCGGATATCACACGTTACTTTATCGAACTTCGCGGTATCGGAATCATCGATGTGAAAACACTGTTTGGTGTAGAATGTGTCAAGGAAAAACAGCAGATCGACCTTGTGATCAAGTTAGAGGACTGGAAGAAAGAAAATGAGTACGACCGTCTTGGATTAGAGGAAGAATATACAGAGTTTCTTGGCAACAAGGTAGTATGTCACTCACTCCCGATCCGTCCGGGACGTAACCTTGCCGTCATCTGTGAGGCGGCGGCTGTCAACCACAGACAGAAAAAGATGGGATACAATGCAGCACAGGAGCTTTACCGCCGTGTGCAGGAAAATCTCACAAAAAAATCTTCGGACGATGATGAGTAAAAGCCCGGAGTCAAAAGAATAGCATAAATGGAGGCAATATCAGTCATGGAAAGAAAAAACGCATGGGAGAAATACCCGGAAGGCAAAAAAAGAGAAGAGGTATTTCAGTTTGCAGAGGATTACAGAAAATTTATTTCTGAGTGCAAAACAGAGCGTGAATGTACCACAGAATTTGCAAAAAGAGCCGAGAAAGCAGGTTTTGTAAATCTGGATGAAGTATTAGAAAAAGGAACAAAATTAAAAGCAGGCGACCGTGTGTATGCGAATAACATGGGAAAAGGAATTGCCATGTTCGTGATCGGAAAGAAAGACTTAGAGGCTGGAATGAACATCCTTGGCGCACATATCGATTCCCCGCGTATGGATTTAAAACAGGATCCGTTATATGAGGATACCGATTTCGCAATGTTAGACACCCATTATTATGGTGGAATCAAGAAATACCAGTGGGTGACACTTCCACTTGCACTGCACGGTGTGATCGCCAAAAAAGACGGTACCGTTGTAAAAGTCAATGTCGGAGACAAACCGGGCGATCCGGTATTTGGCGTCAGCGATCTTTTGATCCATTTATCCGGAGAGCAGCTTGAGAAAAAGGCAGCGAAGGTGATCGAGGGAGAGAACCTTGATCTGATCATCGGAAGTATTCCGGCAGAGGAAGCGGGCGATGACAAAGAGGATGCAAAAGAAAAAGTAAAAGCAAATATCATGAAGATCCTTGCAAAAGAATATGATATAGAGGAAGAAGATTTCTTATCTGCAGAGATCGAAGTCGTTCCGGCAGGAGAGGCAAGAGATTACGGTTTTGACCGCAGCATCATCATGGGATATGGACATGATGACAGAGTATGTGCATACCCTTCCTTTATGGCAATGCTTGCAATGGAAAAACCGGAGATCACGAGTGTCTGCCTGCTTGTAGACAAAGAGGAAATCGGCAGTGTCGGGGCAAGCGGCATGCAGTCACGTTTCTTCGAAAATACCGTTGCAGAGGTCATGAATGCAGCAGAAGATTATTCGGAATTAAAATTAAGACGTGCCCTGAAAAACTCCAAAGTACTTTCATCGGATGTATCCGCTGCATTTGATCCGAATTATCCGTCTGTTATGACAAAACGCAATGCAGCATATTTTGGAAGAGGACTTGTATTTAACAAATACACCGGAGCGAGAGGGAAATCCGGCTCTAACGATGCCAATGCAGAGTATGTCGGATATTTAAGAAATATCATGGATAACAACAATGTGTCATTCCAGACGGCAGAGCTCGGAAAAGTAGATCAGGGTGGCGGTGGAACTATCGCATACATTCTGGCAAACTATGGAATGAGTGTTATCGACAGCGGTGTTGCAGTGTTAAACATGCATGCTCCGTGGGAACTCATCAGCAAAGTAGACTTATATGAAGCATATAACGGTTATGTCGCATTCTTAAAAGAAGCGTAAGACCACAGAATTGAGGAAAGCATGAATCAGCAGTTTTTGACAGAACTTAAAGCAGTCACAGCAGAAAACAGAATTTTTACGGACGAACCGATGAAAAAACATACGACATTCCGTGTGGGCGGCCCGGCAGATATTTTAGTGCAGCCAAAGGGAACAGAGCTTGCGGCGGTCATCCGTCTGTGCAGGAAGTATGATGTCCCGTATCAGGTCATCGGAAACGGGAGCAATCTTTTAGTGGGCGACCGCGGGATCCGGGGACTTGTGATCGAGATGCTGTCAAAAGAAGATGAGATTTGTGTGGAGGACGACTGTATCACCGTGGGTGCGGGAATGCTGCTGTCAAAGACAGCAAACCGTGCTGCGGAGCACGGACTGACCGGTATGGAATTCGCTGCCGGTATCCCGGGCAGAATCGGTGGTGCAGTTGTCATGAATGCGGGCGCTTACGGTGGTGAGATGAAAGATATTTTAACCGCCGTGACCGTCTTAGATCAGGAAGGAAATGAGAAGATTCTTTCTGCAGAAGAGCTTGAACTGGGTTACCGGACAAGCTGTATTTTAAAAAAAGGCTACATTGTAACGGGAGCTAAGATCAAACTGAAACACGGGGAAGAGACAGCAATCCGTGCCCGCATGGAGGAGTTAAAGAAGCAGAGAGTGGAAAAACAGCCGCTTGAATATCCGAGTGCGGGAAGTACATTTAAAAGACCGGAAGGATATTTTGCAGGAAAACTGATCATGGATGCGGGATTAAGAGGTTATCTGGTGGGAGAAGCGCAGGTGTCGGAAAAACACTGTGGATTTGTCATCAACCGCGGAAATGCAACAGCGGCAGATGTAAGAACCCTGATGCAGAATGTAGCGGATATTGTAGAAGAAAAGTTTGGTGTCAGATTAGAGCCGGAAGTTAAGATGATCGGTGAATTTTAAACAGGATTTGGATGCGCGCAAAGCGTTTTGAAATGGAGAAAAAAGATGAAGTTCGTAATTTTAACAGGAATGTCGGGAGCAGGAAAAAGTACAGCGATAAAAATGATGGAAGATATTGGGTTTTATTGCGTGGATAATCTACCGATCCCATTGCTGGAAAAGTTTGTGGAACTTACAACATTACAGAGCGCAGAACTGCAGAAAGTTGCAGTCGGCATCGATATCAGAAGCGGACAGTCATTTGATGAGCTGCATGGTGTATTAGACCACATGAAGGATAATGGGGTTGAATACGAGATCCTGTTTTTGGATGCCGAAGATTCTGTTCTGGTAAAACGATATAAGGAAACGAGAAGAAATCATCCTTTAGCGGGCGGCGAGCGCGTGGACAAGGGAATTGAAGAGGAAAGAAAGCGTCTGGCGTTTTTAAAGGAGCGCGCAGACTATATTATAGATACAAGCCAGCTTTTGACGAGAGAGTTAAAAGCGGAGTTGGACAAAATATTTATACAGAATCAGGACTACAAGAATCTGTTTATTACGATTTTGTCATTTGGATTTAAATATGGAATACCGGTCGATTCTGATCTGGTATTTGATGTCCGTTTTTTACCAAACCCGTATTATGTGGAGGGTTTACGGGCAAAGACCGGAAATGATAAAGAAATTCAGGATTATGTCATGCAGTTTCAGGAAGCAAATGTTTTTTTGGACAAACTTGAAGATATGTTAGAGTTTCTGATCCCGAATTATATCACGGAGGGCAAGAATCAGCTTGTGATCTCCATAGGATGTACGGGAGGAAAACACAGGTCTGTAACACTGGCAAATGAATTATACAAACGTCTGTCAGGGAAAAAGGGTTATGGACTGAAAATCGAGCATCGTGATATTGGCAAAGATGCTTTAAGGGGAAAATAAAAGATGTCTTTTTCAAGTGAAGTGAAACAGGAGTTAGCAAAGCAGAGTGGAAAGAGCAGACATTGTCAGATCGCTGAACTTGCGGCGTTAGTTGCTTTTGACGGAAAGCGTCAGCAGCTGATCGGGGATGCGGGAGATGTGCTGGATTCGGAAAATCCGCTTCTGCAGGAAAAATATGGACTGTTACTGGCACAGCTGTTCCATGTTAATATAGAAGAGATAGATACATTGCCACCGGAACGCATTCTTGAGACAATCAAGATGTGGAATCAGTCTTTAAGGTGTGCAGATATCACAGAGACGGTAAATGGTATTTTACTGCAGCAGACATGTTGCAGGCGGGCATATATCCGGGGAGCATTTTTAGCAGGTGGATCGATCAGTGATCCGAATAAGTCTTATCATTTTGAGATTGTCTGCCGGGAAATTGCGCAGGCGAAACAGCTTCAGGATGCAATCAACAGTTTTGAGATGGAAGCAAAGATCGTAGAACGAAAGAAACACCAGGTCGTATATTTAAAGGAAGGTGCCCAGATCGTGGATATGTTAAATATCATGGAAGCACATGTGGCACTGATGAATCTTGAAAATGTGCGTATCTTAAAAGAAATGAGAAATTCTGTCAACCGAAAGGTAAATTGTGAGACGGCAAATATCAGCAAGACTGTGGCGGCAGCCGTAAAACAGCTTGGCGATATTGAATATATTAAACAGAATGCAGGCTTAGACAGTCTGCCTGAAAACCTAAAAGAAATGGCGTTGCTGCGGTTAGAGTATCCGGATACACCGCTTAAGGAACTGGGAACATATCTCGATCCTCCGGTCGGAAAATCGGGAGTGAACCACAGGCTGCGCAGGATCAGTGAGATTGCAGATGAGCTGCGTGAAAAAGAATAATGTGGAAATATATTATTGATACGTAGCTGCTGTATTGGAGCATAAACATAAAGTGTGTAAAAAGCAGCACAGGAATGGAGGGTAGTGTGAAAAATAAGATTTTTCACACGTAAGATTTGTGCTAACGCACAAACTTGAGATGCGCAAAAAACAGCGCAAGAATGGAGATTATCATGAAAAAGGGTGTAGTGGTAAACATGCAAAACGACTTAGAGGCAAGACCAATTGCGCTTTTAGTGCAGAAGGCAAATCAGTTTTCCAGTCAGATCTATATGGAATCCGGGGATAATAAGAGAGTCAATGTCAAAAGCATTATGGGCATGATGAGTATGGCTCTTTTAAATGGAGAAGAGGTTGTGATCGATGCTGAGGGTGAGGACGAAGAGGCTGCAGCTGCGGCAATCGAGGAATTCCTGACAAAATAACAGAACAGGTGTAGGGAGCGTATGGAAGAAAAGAAAACATTACTATTTATTTTCAATCCGTTTTCCGGAAAAGCACAGATCAAAAATCAGCTGATGGATATTGTGGATACCATGGTAAAAGCTGGATATGAGGTAACGATTTACCCGACACAGGCACCGGAAGATGCGATACATAAGGTGGAAGTGGACGCAGAGAAATATGATCTTGTTGTATGCAGCGGAGGGGACGGTACACTTGATGAAGTGGTAAGCGGTATTATGCACAAAGGGCTTACCGTGCCTTTGGGATATATTCCGGCGGGCAGCACGAATGACTTTGCAACATCACTGGGAATCCCGAAAGATATGGTCAAAGCAGCCGATGCAGCGGTGAATGGAAGAACATTTCCTTGTGATATTGGTGCATTTAACAATGATTATTTTGTCTATGTGGCAGCGTTTGGTCTTTTTACGGAAGTGTCTTATAAGACAAGCCAGGAGTGGAAAAATGTACTTGGACATGCGGCATATATCCTTGAGGGAATGCGCAGTCTGCATGATATCCCGTCTTTCACTATGCAGGTAGAGTACAATAATGTGCGGATCCAGGATGAATTTATCTATGGAATGATCAGCAATTCCACATCGGTGGGTGGATTTAAGGGAATGACCGGAAAAGATGTGCTTTTAGACGATGGCGTGTTTGAGGTTACCCTGATCAAAAAACCACGCAATCCGATTGAACTCAACGAGATTATTGCATCACTCATCAATCTGGTGGATGATACGGATATGATCTATTCGTTTAAGTCAGATGAAGTAGAGTTCATGGCAAGAGAGGAAGTTCCTTGGACATTGGACGGGGAATTTGGCGGAGCGCATGAGGAAGTTATCGTAAAAAATATCTGCCGTGCTGTCGATATTATGGTTCCGGCAAACAAATGAGAAAGATTGTTATAAATTTAACTTTATTTTTTGAAAGAAGTAATATATAATACCCATAGGGTAAAAATATTAATTTTATGGAGGAATAGCATATGTTAGTATCTGCAAAAGAAATGTTAGACAAAGCAAAAGCTGGTCACTATGCAGTTGGTCAGTTCAACATTAACAACCTGGAGTGGACAAAATCTGTTCTGCTTACAGCAGAGGAGTTAAGATCCCCGGTTATCTTAGGTGTTTCTGAAGGCGCTGGAAAATATATGACAGGTTTCGGTACTGTAGCAGCTATGGTAAAAGCTATGCATGATGAGTTAGGCATCACAGTTCCGGTTGCATTACACTTAGATCATGGTACCTACGAAGGATGCTATAAATGTATCAAAGCAGGATTCACATCCATCATGTTCGACGGATCTCATTACCCAATCGATGAGAACGTTGAGAAAACCAAAGAGCTCGTATCCGTTGCCCATGCAATGGGAATGTCCATCGAGGCAGAAGTTGGTTCTATCGGTGGTGAGGAAGACGGAGTTGTAGGTATGGGCGAGTGCGCTGATCCGGAAGAGTGCAAGAGAGTTGCAGATCTTGGCGTGGACATGCTTGCAGCAGGCATCGGTAACATCCATGGTAAATATCCGGCAAACTGGAAAGGATTAAGCTTCGAGACTCTTGATTCTATCCAGAAATTAACAGGCCAGATGCCGTTAGTACTTCACGGAGGTACAGGTATTCCGGAAGACATGATCAAGAAAGCAATCTCCCTTGGAGTAGCTAAGATCAACGTTAACACAGAGTGCCAGTTATCTTTCGCAGATGCTACACGTAAATATATCGAAGCTGGTAAAGATTTAGAGGGTAAAGGATTTGATCCGCGTAAATTATTAGCTCCGGGTGCAGAAGCTATCAAAGCTACTGTAAAAGAGAAAATGGAACTGTTCGGTTCTGTTGGCAAAGCTGAATAATATTGTCGCACAGACGGAAGTCCACTTTCCATAATGTTATATTTAACAAAGATTTCAGACTTTACATGAATTTATTGTTCAATATAGCAAAATGATAAAAAAGTAAAATTTTTCTCTTGCATTTTGGAGAGAAAAGTATTATCTTAAGTTCAACAAAACAAATGTGAGAGATGAACAAGGGCGTTCCAAGTAGCTTGGAATGCTCTTTTTTTGTAAGAAGTTGTCACACAATTTCTCATAAAAGCCATATAGGAGAAATTTCTTACTGACATTCATCCACTTTCAAGGTACAATAAGAAATGAGAATTTAAGATCTCTTACATTTGTTCAAAAAAGCAGGGAATAGTCTCAGGGGATTAGACCGGTGAAGAAGAAAGGATGTAGAACATGAGCGAAACAGGATACTTAAATGTAGCAGAGATTTTTGGCGAGAACGTATTCAATGATGCAGTGATGCAGGAGCGTCTGCCAAAGAAGGTTTACAAGAAGTTAAAGGAAGTAATTCAGGAAGGTCGCGAGTTAGACCTTGAAACAGCAGATGTTGTTGCGCATGAGATGAAAGAATGGGCAATCGAAAAAGGTGCAACACATTATACTCACTGGTTCCAGCCGCTGACCGGAGTAACAGCA
This window encodes:
- the uvrC gene encoding excinuclease ABC subunit UvrC, producing the protein MFNIAEELKKLPDQPGVYIMHDSHDAIIYIGKAVSLRKRVHQYFQPSHDEGIKKAQMVKQIARFEYIITDSELEALVLECNLIKEHCPKYNTMLRDDKTYPYIRVTVGEDFPRVLFSRQQKKDKSRYFGPYTSAGAVKDTIELINKLYQLRTCNRVLPRDTGKERPCLNYHIHQCQAPCQGYISREEYRERIDAAVEFLNGNYAPILKSLEEKMNEASENLEFEKAIEYRELLGSVRQIAQKQKITHTDGEDKDIIALASDDRDAVVQVFFIRDGKLIGRDHFYVRVGTEDTKSQILTTFLKQFYSGTPFIPREIMLPEEIEDHEVLAEWLTEKRGARVYIRVPQKGMKEKLVELAQKNAELVLSQDREKIKREEGRTIGAMKEIEHLLGMEGLSRVEAFDISNINGFETVGSMIVYEKGKPKRSDYRKFKLKTITGPDDYASMHEVLTRRFTHGMHEKKELAEREMSEEYGSFTRFPDLIMMDGGRGQVNIALKVLDELKINIPVCGMVKDDNHRTRGLYYQNKEIPIDRTSEGFKLITRIQDEAHRFAIEYHRSLRSKEQVHSVLDDIPGIGSARRKALMRRFQSLEAIREASEEELAKTESMNEQAARAVYSFFREDKHGYSS
- a CDS encoding HPr family phosphocarrier protein, translated to MEIIMKKGVVVNMQNDLEARPIALLVQKANQFSSQIYMESGDNKRVNVKSIMGMMSMALLNGEEVVIDAEGEDEEAAAAAIEEFLTK
- the murB gene encoding UDP-N-acetylmuramate dehydrogenase: MNQQFLTELKAVTAENRIFTDEPMKKHTTFRVGGPADILVQPKGTELAAVIRLCRKYDVPYQVIGNGSNLLVGDRGIRGLVIEMLSKEDEICVEDDCITVGAGMLLSKTANRAAEHGLTGMEFAAGIPGRIGGAVVMNAGAYGGEMKDILTAVTVLDQEGNEKILSAEELELGYRTSCILKKGYIVTGAKIKLKHGEETAIRARMEELKKQRVEKQPLEYPSAGSTFKRPEGYFAGKLIMDAGLRGYLVGEAQVSEKHCGFVINRGNATAADVRTLMQNVADIVEEKFGVRLEPEVKMIGEF
- the ftsH gene encoding ATP-dependent zinc metalloprotease FtsH produces the protein MDNQGPNNYNNGNNNYNNNGGNGGGGNGNNGGNGGKDNHNGQLIMAFVLVSLIVLFIMSMVSNRFSQMSTQEISYSQFLEKVEAGEVKSVEIGSYEIDITPVTKDKSPYQPTYYCGRVADEDLIPLLKEKGVEIYGVIPDNTSTWIYSILSYLIPLVLIWVLLGFLMKRMGGGAMGVGKSNAKVYVEKQTGVTFKDVAGQDEAKESLQEVVDFLHNPKKYSEIGAKLPKGALLVGPPGTGKTLLAKAVAGEAKVPFFSLAGSDFVEMFVGVGASRVRDLFKEAQKQAPCIIFIDEIDAIGKSRDTRYGGNDEREQTLNQLLAEMDGFDTSKGLLILAATNRPEVLDKALLRPGRFDRRIIVDKPDLKGRLETLKVHSKDVMMDETVDLDALALATAGLVGSDLANMINEAAINAVKNGRKFVNQSDLFDAFELVAVGGKEKKDRIMSDKERKIVSYHEVGHAMVTALQKNTEPVQKITIVPRTMGALGYTLQTPEEEKYLQTKDELLAKITTYMAGRAAEMLVFGSATSGAANDIESATSIARAMVTQYGMSDKFGMMCLATVENQYLDNRAGLICGEETAAQIDQEVLSIINNSYDEAYRMLEENREVLDKISGYLYEHETITGKEFMKIFRELKGIPEPEEEEKKTFFEQAEDAKNALEQAKTEEHAKTEGQTEIKNQAEAETSRAAEDQNTVSLEKGSFIDQVVDDQTAAHEEHQK
- a CDS encoding aminopeptidase, translated to MERKNAWEKYPEGKKREEVFQFAEDYRKFISECKTERECTTEFAKRAEKAGFVNLDEVLEKGTKLKAGDRVYANNMGKGIAMFVIGKKDLEAGMNILGAHIDSPRMDLKQDPLYEDTDFAMLDTHYYGGIKKYQWVTLPLALHGVIAKKDGTVVKVNVGDKPGDPVFGVSDLLIHLSGEQLEKKAAKVIEGENLDLIIGSIPAEEAGDDKEDAKEKVKANIMKILAKEYDIEEEDFLSAEIEVVPAGEARDYGFDRSIIMGYGHDDRVCAYPSFMAMLAMEKPEITSVCLLVDKEEIGSVGASGMQSRFFENTVAEVMNAAEDYSELKLRRALKNSKVLSSDVSAAFDPNYPSVMTKRNAAYFGRGLVFNKYTGARGKSGSNDANAEYVGYLRNIMDNNNVSFQTAELGKVDQGGGGTIAYILANYGMSVIDSGVAVLNMHAPWELISKVDLYEAYNGYVAFLKEA
- the rapZ gene encoding RNase adapter RapZ encodes the protein MKFVILTGMSGAGKSTAIKMMEDIGFYCVDNLPIPLLEKFVELTTLQSAELQKVAVGIDIRSGQSFDELHGVLDHMKDNGVEYEILFLDAEDSVLVKRYKETRRNHPLAGGERVDKGIEEERKRLAFLKERADYIIDTSQLLTRELKAELDKIFIQNQDYKNLFITILSFGFKYGIPVDSDLVFDVRFLPNPYYVEGLRAKTGNDKEIQDYVMQFQEANVFLDKLEDMLEFLIPNYITEGKNQLVISIGCTGGKHRSVTLANELYKRLSGKKGYGLKIEHRDIGKDALRGK
- the whiA gene encoding DNA-binding protein WhiA; translation: MSFSSEVKQELAKQSGKSRHCQIAELAALVAFDGKRQQLIGDAGDVLDSENPLLQEKYGLLLAQLFHVNIEEIDTLPPERILETIKMWNQSLRCADITETVNGILLQQTCCRRAYIRGAFLAGGSISDPNKSYHFEIVCREIAQAKQLQDAINSFEMEAKIVERKKHQVVYLKEGAQIVDMLNIMEAHVALMNLENVRILKEMRNSVNRKVNCETANISKTVAAAVKQLGDIEYIKQNAGLDSLPENLKEMALLRLEYPDTPLKELGTYLDPPVGKSGVNHRLRRISEIADELREKE
- the hprK gene encoding HPr(Ser) kinase/phosphatase → MEGVGVAKIAQIMDLCNFLPDMELKGHRIMISDVNRPALQLSGYFKHFEQSRVQIIGTVEYTYLQQLDEEKREKIYSEFMGYDIPCVIFCRDLRPDDSFLKIAEEKNIPVLGTKRSTSEFMAELIYCLNEQLAPCITIHGVLVDVYGEGLLIMGESGIGKSEAALELIKRGHRLVTDDVVEIRKINEHTLIGTSPDITRYFIELRGIGIIDVKTLFGVECVKEKQQIDLVIKLEDWKKENEYDRLGLEEEYTEFLGNKVVCHSLPIRPGRNLAVICEAAAVNHRQKKMGYNAAQELYRRVQENLTKKSSDDDE